One segment of Leptodactylus fuscus isolate aLepFus1 chromosome 7, aLepFus1.hap2, whole genome shotgun sequence DNA contains the following:
- the VPS18 gene encoding vacuolar protein sorting-associated protein 18 homolog — MASILEEYENSLSRESFPSQARGPGIPLSGYVNARLERETPIFNKQRIDFTPPENINSLVVCSNQLCMSLGKETILRIDLVKADQPNQVELGRKDDFKVHKIFLDPTGSHLVIALNTSECLYLNRNAQKVRPLSRWKGHIIESIGWNKFQKNDTTTGPILVGTAQGQIFEADISTTEGGLFGTTPDQYFRYLHTLEEETGPAPVCCLEINCGYENRYCVIATTRKRLFQFTAKLTEGAEQQGFAPLFNLTMDDLPSIQEFPGNLGYSEIAFYTQKLRTYPMSFAWMMGNGVLYGNLDFTRPDSVLTDVQVWEYPSSDKPISIVITQFHFLLLLPDRIKAICTLNGQVVFEDIFTEKFGPLKRMAKDPVIGQIWIHTERAVFRYHVEREPRDVWRMYMNMGKFELAKEFCKDRPECMDMVLAKEAEHCFQKKKYKESAKCYALTQNYFEEITLKFIEAKQAEALMEFLLRKLATLKSSEKIQVTLLTTWLTELYLNLLGVLESDTSRRSSYLKTRDDFRAFLSSKINKECLSNNRASIYDLLASHGDTEHMVYFAVLMEDYERVVSHHCQNDDYDEALNVLSKHKDKNLFYKFSPVLMQHIPKKVVDAWVKMGKKLDPKNLIPALVNYNQSACTQINEAIRYMEFCVYELRETEQAIHNYLLSLYAQFLPDSLLLYLEKAGTNPNRIYYDLKYALRLCAEHEHHRACVHVYKVMEMYEEAVDLALKVDVDLAKSCADLPSDDEELKKKLWLKIARHVVQEEKDVKKAMVCLSSCNLLKIEDILPFFPDFVTIDHFKEAICSSLQAYNQHIEELKQEMEDATLSAKRIREDMQEMRNKYGSVDPQDKCSGCDFPLLNRPFYLFLCNHMFHYDCLMQTVVPNLPQYKQLKLEDLQKKLVSAVQPSKSRSHAKEEDSISLGKGQKSREQIKADIDDIVAAECPFCGELMIRSIDKPFIDPQRYKEEMLSWL; from the exons ATGGCCTCCATCCTGGAAGAGTACGAGAACTCTCTGTCCCGGGAAAGCTTCCCGAGTCAGGCCCGGGGGCCCGGCATCCCGCTGTCTG gctatGTGAATGCTCGCTTAGAGAGAGAGACCCCCATCTTCAATAAGCAGAGGATAGATTTCACTCCTCCAGAAAACATTAACAGCTTGGTGGTCTGTAGTAACCAGCTGTGCATGAGCCTGGGGAAGGAGACCATTCTGCG GATCGATTTGGTGAAAGCTGACCAGCCAAATCAAGTAGAGCTGGGTCGTAAAGATGATTTCAAAGTCCACAAGATATTCCTGGATCCAACAG GATCGCACCTCGTGATTGCTCTTAACACTAGCGAGTGCCTGTATCTTAATCGCAACGCCCAGAAAGTTCGTCCTCTCTCCCGATGGAAAGGCCACATAATCGAAAGCATTGGCTGGAACAAGTTTCAGAAGAATGATACTACCACAGGACCGATATTAGTTGGCACTGCCCAGGGTCAAATCTTTGAAGCGGATATCTCAACCACTGAAGGTGGACTTTTTGGTACCACTCCAGATCAGTATTTCCGCTATCTTCACACACTGGAGGAAGAGACTGGACCCGCTCCGGTTTGCTGTCTCGAAATCAACTGCGGGTATGAAAATCGTTACTGCGTCATTGCAACCACTCGGAAAAGGCTATTCCAGTTTACCGCCAAGTTAACCGAAGGCGCCGAGCAGCAAGGGTTCGCACCGCTTTTTAACCTGACAATGGATGATCTTCCAAGCATCCAAGAATTTCCCGGGAACCTTGGGTATAGTGAAATTGCTTTTTACACTCAAAAACTCCGCACCTACCCCATGTCATTTGCTTGGATGATGGGAAACGGAGTGCTTTATGGCAATTTAGATTTTACTCGGCCTGACTCTGTTTTGACCGATGTCCAAGTGTGGGAATACCCGTCTAGCGATAAGCCCATATCCATTGTCATTACACAGTTCCATTTCTTGCTCTTGCTGCCTGACCGGATAAAGGCGATCTGTACTTTAAACGGCCAGGTAGTATTCGAAGACATCTTCACCGAAAAGTTTGGCCCTTTGAAAAGAATGGCTAAGGATCCAGTTATTGGCCAGATCTGGATCCATACGGAAAGAGCCGTCTTCAGATACCACGTCGAACGTGAACCTAGAGACGTTTGGAGGATGTACATGAACATGGGCAAATTCGAGTTGGCCAAAGAGTTTTGTAAGGATCGTCCGGAGTGCATGGATATGGTGTTGGCCAAGGAAGCTGAGCACTGCTTCCAGAAaaagaaatataaagaaagcgcCAAGTGTTACGCCCTCACTCAAAACTACTTCGAAGAAATAACCCTTAAATTCATCGAAGCCAAACAGGCCGAGGCACTTATGGAGTTTCTCCTTAGAAAGTTGGCTACTCTTAAATCTTCCGAAAAAATACAAGTCACGTTACTTACCACCTGGCTGACGGAGTTGTATCTGAATCTCCTCGGTGTGTTGGAAAGCGATACTTCCAGAAGAAGTTCTTATCTGAAGACACGGGATGATTTCCGAGCTTTTCTcagcagcaaaataaataaggaaTGCCTAAGTAATAACCGTGCCTCCATCTATGATCTCCTGGCCAGCCATGGAGACACGGAGCATATGGTTTACTTTGCTGTACTCATGGAAGACTATGAACGGGTAGTATCTCACCACTGCCAAAACGATGACTACGATGAGGCCCTCAATGTGCTATCCAAGCACAAAGACAAAAACCTCTTTTACAAATTCTCTCCCGTACTCATGCAGCATATTCCCAAAAAAGTTGTAGATGCTTGGGTCAAAATGGGCAAGAAACTTGACCCCAAGAACCTCATTCCTGCCCTTGTTAATTACAACCAAAGCGCATGCACCCAGATAAATGAAGCCATCCGCTACATGGAGTTCTGCGTGTATGAACTCCGGGAAACTGAGCAGGCCATCCACAACTACCTGCTGTCACTGTATGCCCAATTTCTACCCGATTCTCTGCTTTTATATCTAGAAAAAGCCGGCACGAACCCCAACAGGATTTATTATGACCTAAAGTATGCCCTGCGTCTATGTGCAGAACATGAACATCATCGGGCCTGTGTGCATGTCTACAAAGTTATGGAGATGTACGAGGAGGCCGTGGATCTCGCTTTAAAG GTGGATGTGGATCTAGCCAAGTCTTGTGCAGATTTACCATCCGACGATGAAGAACTTAAGAAGAAGCTCTGGTTGAAGATTGCCCGTCACGTGGTTCAAGAAGAGAAGGATGTGAAGAAGGCCATGGTTTGTCTGTCCAGCTGTAACCTTCTTAAAATCGAGGATATTCTTCCCTTCTTTCCGGACTTTGTGACCATTGATCACTTTAAGGAAGCCATTTGCAGCTCCTTGCAAGCGTACAACCAGCATATTGAGGAGCTGAAGCAAGAAATGGAAGACGCCACGTTGAGCGCTAAGCGAATAAGAGAAGATATGCAAGAAATGAGGAATAAGTACGGCTCGGTGGATCCTCAAGATAAGTGTTCCGGCTGTGACTTTCCACTTCTGAATCGCCCCTTTTATCTCTTCCTTTGCAATCACATGTTCCATTATGACTGCCTCATGCAGACTGTTGTCCCCAACCTTCCACAATATAAGCAGCTGAAGCTGGAAGACCTGCAGAAGAAGTTGGTGTCCGCAGTCCAGCCTTCAAAAAGTCGCTCCCATGCAAAGGAGGAAGACAGTATAAGTCTAGGGAAAGGACAGAAAAGTCGCGAGCAGATCAAAGCGGACATTGACGACATTGTGGCAGCCGAGTGTCCCTTTTGTGGTGAACTGATGATTCGGTCTATTGACAAGCCCTTCATAGATCCACAGCGTTATAAAGAGGAGATGCTCAGTTGGCTTTAA